In Pseudomonas sp. Leaf58, one DNA window encodes the following:
- a CDS encoding GlxA family transcriptional regulator: MPTPRQFSKKTSTSNMLRLKPNSANAQAPYRVDFVLLEHFSMASFTVAMDVLVTANLLRADSFQFTPLSLDGDRVLSDLGLELVATELSAGAQRELDLLVICGGLRTPLKYPELDRLLGDCAAHGMALGGLWNGAWFLGRAGVLDDYGCSIHPEQRASLSERSPQTRITPASFTLDRDRLSAASPNGAMELMLGLVRRLYGDGLAEGVEEILSFSGARYRQVGPGAKKSMSLHLRTIVELMENNLEETLSLDQLAAYSGRSRRQIDRLFQAQLGTSPRRYYMELRITKSRRLLQYSDLSVMEVAVACGFVSVSHFSKCYAAYFGYPPSREQRLGE; the protein is encoded by the coding sequence GTGCCCACGCCACGCCAGTTCAGCAAGAAGACCAGTACCAGCAACATGCTGCGCCTGAAGCCCAACAGCGCCAATGCCCAGGCCCCTTATCGGGTCGATTTCGTGTTGCTCGAACACTTCTCGATGGCCAGCTTCACCGTGGCCATGGATGTCCTGGTCACGGCCAACCTGCTGCGCGCCGACAGCTTTCAGTTCACCCCGCTGTCGCTGGACGGCGATCGCGTGCTCAGCGACCTGGGGCTGGAGCTGGTGGCCACCGAGCTGTCCGCCGGGGCACAGAGGGAGCTGGACCTGCTGGTGATTTGCGGCGGCTTGCGCACGCCCTTGAAATACCCGGAACTTGACCGCCTGCTGGGCGATTGCGCGGCACACGGCATGGCCCTGGGCGGGCTGTGGAATGGTGCCTGGTTCCTGGGCCGCGCCGGGGTGCTGGACGACTACGGTTGCAGCATTCACCCCGAGCAGCGCGCCAGCCTATCCGAACGCAGCCCGCAAACGCGCATCACCCCGGCCAGCTTCACCCTCGACCGCGACCGCCTCAGCGCCGCCAGCCCCAATGGCGCCATGGAGCTGATGCTGGGCCTGGTGCGCCGGCTGTATGGCGACGGCCTGGCGGAGGGCGTCGAGGAAATTCTGTCGTTCTCCGGTGCCCGTTATCGCCAGGTCGGCCCCGGCGCGAAGAAGTCCATGAGCCTGCACCTGCGCACCATTGTCGAACTGATGGAGAACAACCTCGAGGAAACCCTCAGCCTCGACCAGCTGGCTGCTTACAGCGGGCGCTCGCGCCGGCAGATCGACCGCCTGTTCCAGGCCCAGTTGGGCACCTCGCCGCGGCGCTATTACATGGAGCTACGCATTACCAAGAGCCGGCGCCTGTTGCAGTACTCCGACCTGTCGGTGATGGAGGTGGCAGTGGCCTGCGGTTTTGTCTCGGTGTCGCACTTCAGCAAGTGCTATGCGGCCTACTTTGGCTACCCGCCGTCGCGTGAGCAGCGGCTGGGCGAATGA
- a CDS encoding RidA family protein encodes MFQLSNPAGLYDPSGNAYSHVAEVRADSRLLFIAGQGGEDCNGQLSPLFAEQARQALANLQLALACKGASLAQVFKLTLLVVEHCEARLREWVAEADRAWGPHMKPTCTLIPVPRLALDGMLVEIEAIAAL; translated from the coding sequence ATGTTCCAGCTAAGTAACCCAGCAGGCTTGTACGACCCCAGTGGCAATGCCTATTCCCATGTTGCCGAGGTGCGTGCCGACAGCCGCCTGTTGTTCATCGCCGGCCAGGGCGGGGAGGACTGTAACGGGCAGCTTTCGCCCCTGTTCGCCGAGCAGGCGCGCCAGGCGCTGGCCAACCTGCAGTTGGCCCTGGCCTGCAAAGGCGCCAGCCTGGCCCAGGTGTTCAAGTTGACCCTGTTGGTTGTCGAGCATTGCGAAGCGCGCCTGCGCGAGTGGGTAGCCGAGGCTGACCGGGCCTGGGGCCCGCACATGAAGCCGACCTGCACGCTGATACCGGTGCCGCGGCTGGCACTGGACGGCATGCTGGTAGAGATCGAGGCCATCGCAGCGCTGTAG
- a CDS encoding TorF family putative porin produces the protein MTRPLLLLSAALLFSPVLLAQQIKRELGNFDLTLGTTPSRSMAQGLISPSAIGAFHGGLDFSHRSGWYLGQYAPSMGVSSNSTLRLDSYLGYKHRFDNSLGYEVGLIHYSQPNLAGPDSYALYGGVSVLGSRFGGALRDNPDNRTSTLFADFGQLPLFDLDLTIKLAHHRLGTPFTISNGNPVSTFSDWTLELSRPWLGIDLNLVYSNSNLSGGSCDAYSGINSYCDSMVTFKAQRRFF, from the coding sequence ATGACCAGGCCCCTTCTGTTGCTGAGTGCTGCACTGCTGTTCAGCCCAGTGCTGTTGGCTCAGCAAATCAAACGCGAATTGGGTAATTTCGACCTCACGCTCGGCACCACACCCTCACGCAGTATGGCCCAAGGGCTGATCTCGCCCAGCGCCATCGGGGCATTCCACGGCGGCCTCGACTTCAGCCACCGCAGTGGCTGGTACCTGGGCCAGTACGCCCCAAGCATGGGCGTGTCATCCAACTCCACCCTACGGCTGGACAGTTACCTGGGTTACAAGCACCGCTTCGACAACAGCTTGGGCTACGAGGTGGGGTTGATCCATTATAGCCAGCCAAACCTCGCAGGCCCCGACAGCTATGCCCTGTACGGCGGGGTGTCGGTCCTGGGCAGCCGATTTGGCGGAGCGCTGCGCGACAACCCCGACAACCGCACCAGTACCTTGTTCGCCGACTTCGGCCAACTGCCGCTGTTCGACCTCGACCTCACCATCAAGCTCGCCCATCACCGCCTGGGCACGCCATTCACCATCAGCAATGGCAACCCGGTGAGTACCTTTTCCGATTGGACGTTGGAACTGTCGCGCCCTTGGCTTGGCATCGACCTGAACTTGGTCTACAGCAATTCCAACCTCAGTGGCGGCAGTTGTGATGCCTATTCGGGCATCAACAGCTATTGCGACAGCATGGTGACGTTCAAGGCGCAGCGCCGCTTCTTTTAA
- a CDS encoding TetR/AcrR family transcriptional regulator, giving the protein MSDSVVSLGQPETEGGRKTRKNNPEKTREDILQAAINEFVQQGLAGARVDAIAERTATSKRMIYYYFGSKEQLYCECLVKLYGDIRKTEQSLDLESLPAEQAIRRLVEFTFDHHDRNVDFVRIICTENIHYGEYVKQSPAIREMSSMVLEALGNTLHRGVQEGVFRAGIEVIDLHMLMSSFCFYRVSNRHTFGEIFQIDLSDEEVKQRHKAMICDAVLRYIRA; this is encoded by the coding sequence ATGAGTGATTCCGTAGTCAGCCTCGGCCAGCCTGAAACCGAAGGGGGGCGCAAAACGCGCAAGAACAACCCCGAGAAAACCCGTGAGGACATCCTCCAGGCCGCTATCAACGAGTTTGTCCAGCAAGGCCTGGCCGGGGCCCGTGTCGACGCCATCGCCGAGCGCACCGCCACCTCCAAGCGCATGATCTACTACTACTTCGGCAGCAAGGAGCAGCTGTACTGCGAGTGCCTGGTCAAACTGTACGGGGACATCCGCAAGACCGAACAAAGCCTGGACCTGGAGTCGCTGCCAGCCGAGCAGGCGATTCGTCGGCTGGTGGAGTTCACATTCGATCACCACGACCGCAACGTCGATTTCGTGCGGATCATCTGCACCGAAAACATTCACTATGGCGAGTACGTCAAGCAATCACCGGCGATTCGTGAAATGAGCAGCATGGTGCTCGAAGCGTTGGGCAACACTCTGCACCGTGGTGTGCAGGAAGGCGTATTCCGCGCCGGTATCGAGGTTATTGACTTGCACATGCTGATGAGCTCGTTCTGCTTCTATCGGGTGTCGAACCGCCATACCTTTGGCGAGATCTTCCAGATCGACTTGTCCGATGAAGAGGTGAAGCAGCGCCACAAAGCCATGATTTGCGATGCGGTGTTGCGGTATATCCGCGCTTAA
- a CDS encoding DMT family transporter produces the protein MSSGTTTLTDRKARPWLWPALFSLVAFAANSVFCRLALKDGAIDPVSFTMVRLASGALLLLLLIRLRKPALAMGGSWRGGLALFLYAFLFSAAYLQLGAGAGALLLFGAVQITMFGFAWYQGERFSARVLLGMLIAFAGLLILLLPGSEAPPLASALLMAAAGVAWGVYSLLGKGSPRPLADTAGNFARSLPCLVLLAPMLLLGAGLQLTPLGLLYALCSGVLASATGYAVWYGVVRQISAQQAATLQLSVPVIAALGGVVLIGEPLSLRLLLACVVVLGGIALALASRR, from the coding sequence ATGAGCTCCGGCACCACCACGCTTACTGACCGCAAGGCCCGGCCCTGGCTGTGGCCCGCACTTTTCAGCCTAGTCGCCTTCGCTGCCAACTCGGTGTTCTGCCGGCTGGCGCTGAAAGACGGCGCAATTGACCCGGTCTCCTTCACCATGGTGCGGCTGGCCAGTGGCGCGCTGTTGCTGCTGCTGTTGATCCGCTTGCGCAAACCCGCGCTCGCCATGGGCGGCAGCTGGCGAGGCGGCCTGGCCCTGTTCCTCTACGCCTTCTTGTTTTCTGCGGCGTACCTGCAATTGGGCGCGGGCGCAGGGGCGTTGCTGCTGTTTGGCGCGGTGCAGATCACCATGTTCGGGTTCGCCTGGTACCAAGGCGAACGCTTCAGTGCGCGAGTGCTGTTGGGCATGCTGATTGCCTTTGCCGGCCTGCTGATACTGCTGTTGCCCGGCAGCGAAGCCCCTCCTTTGGCCAGCGCCTTGCTGATGGCCGCCGCGGGCGTGGCCTGGGGCGTGTACTCGCTGCTGGGCAAAGGTTCGCCCAGGCCGTTGGCCGATACTGCCGGCAATTTCGCCCGCAGCCTGCCGTGCCTGGTGCTGCTGGCGCCGATGCTGTTACTGGGCGCCGGCCTACAGCTAACCCCGCTTGGCTTGCTGTATGCCCTGTGCTCTGGTGTGCTGGCCTCGGCGACGGGCTATGCCGTGTGGTACGGCGTGGTGCGGCAGATTAGCGCCCAGCAGGCGGCAACCCTGCAGCTAAGCGTGCCGGTGATTGCCGCACTGGGTGGGGTGGTGCTGATCGGTGAGCCGTTGTCATTGCGCTTGCTGTTGGCATGTGTGGTGGTGTTGGGTGGTATTGCCCTGGCGCTGGCGTCGCGTCGTTAA
- a CDS encoding DUF2950 domain-containing protein: protein MNRQSIAALVLAAGMAWSNLAAAQETFPTPEKAVESFVAALGAEQPDEARLAQLLGDDWRTYIPRGGVQRSDVDTFLEQYRAQHSIAMSGEGKAILAVGSDHWTLPIPLTKGNQGWRFDLKAGSAEIRARRIGRNELGAMQSLLAYHDAQMDYATQDHNGNGALEYAQKIFSEPGKHDGLYWDDDGDGQVSPLGPLFGQDVVGDAWYGYHFRILDAQGPSAPGGAYSYLIGNQMSRGFAMVAWPAKYNDTGVMSFMISHDGEVFEKDLGPHGDRLAKEMKRFDPDDSWKVVDVPAGD from the coding sequence ATGAACCGTCAATCGATAGCGGCACTGGTGCTGGCAGCCGGTATGGCCTGGTCGAACCTGGCCGCTGCGCAGGAAACTTTCCCAACACCCGAGAAGGCTGTGGAATCCTTCGTGGCGGCACTTGGCGCGGAGCAGCCTGATGAAGCCCGCCTGGCCCAACTGCTGGGCGATGACTGGCGTACCTACATTCCGCGCGGGGGGGTACAACGCAGCGACGTGGACACCTTCCTGGAGCAGTATCGTGCGCAGCACAGCATCGCCATGTCGGGTGAGGGCAAGGCCATCCTCGCGGTGGGCAGTGACCACTGGACCCTGCCCATTCCGTTGACCAAAGGCAACCAGGGTTGGCGCTTCGACCTCAAGGCCGGCAGCGCCGAAATCCGCGCCCGGCGGATTGGCCGCAACGAGCTAGGGGCCATGCAGTCGCTACTGGCCTACCACGATGCGCAGATGGACTATGCCACCCAAGACCACAACGGCAACGGCGCGCTGGAATACGCGCAGAAGATTTTCAGCGAGCCTGGCAAGCATGACGGGCTGTACTGGGATGATGACGGTGACGGGCAAGTCAGCCCACTGGGCCCGCTATTCGGCCAGGACGTGGTCGGTGACGCCTGGTATGGCTACCACTTCCGCATCCTCGATGCACAAGGCCCGTCTGCCCCCGGGGGGGCCTACAGCTACCTGATCGGCAACCAGATGAGCCGCGGCTTTGCCATGGTCGCCTGGCCGGCGAAGTACAATGACACCGGGGTAATGAGCTTCATGATCAGCCATGACGGTGAGGTGTTCGAAAAAGACCTCGGGCCGCATGGCGACAGGCTGGCCAAAGAGATGAAACGCTTCGACCCAGATGACAGCTGGAAGGTGGTGGACGTACCGGCGGGGGATTGA
- a CDS encoding PLDc N-terminal domain-containing protein — translation MEIGTIWIIIAALVILLEIWAIWHIIGSDRRAERKMLWIVFVVYAPLPGLLFWAWRGPRAVKGRAVLQEK, via the coding sequence ATGGAAATCGGAACGATCTGGATCATTATCGCGGCCTTGGTGATCCTGCTGGAAATCTGGGCCATCTGGCACATCATCGGCAGCGACCGGCGCGCCGAGCGCAAGATGCTGTGGATTGTCTTCGTGGTCTACGCACCGCTCCCCGGGTTGTTGTTCTGGGCCTGGCGCGGGCCGCGGGCGGTGAAGGGCAGGGCGGTACTCCAGGAAAAATGA
- a CDS encoding aliphatic sulfonate ABC transporter substrate-binding protein, with protein MPSRAFSPLRRLLIGGLLASVASALLPWSQALADQAKTLRIGYQKFNSINILKGSGALEKALAPQGVNVSWHEFAAGPQLLEALSTGAIDLGHAADAPSVFAQAAGKPVVYLAAEQPYPRGIGLVVREQDHLASVHDLKGKRVATGRGWNAQYLLAVALEQAGLSYQDITPAYVNNAADAVAALQSGSVQAVTLWDPFLAAAESQPGLKNLRDGSGLSNNRTFYLSTASFADQHRDLLKTFFVELGKVSQWANAKPAEVAALLAPQLGISANVLEVASERRNYNAVAITPQIVAEQQKLADTFQGLGLIPRKLQVADAVYPASVLP; from the coding sequence ATGCCCTCCCGTGCCTTCTCGCCCCTGCGCCGCCTGTTGATCGGCGGCTTGCTGGCCAGTGTCGCCAGCGCCCTGCTGCCCTGGTCTCAAGCCCTTGCCGACCAGGCCAAGACCCTGCGTATCGGCTACCAGAAGTTCAACAGCATAAACATCCTCAAGGGCAGCGGCGCCCTGGAGAAGGCCCTGGCGCCGCAAGGCGTGAACGTCAGCTGGCACGAGTTCGCCGCCGGCCCACAGTTGCTCGAAGCCCTCAGTACTGGCGCCATCGACCTCGGCCACGCCGCCGACGCCCCGTCGGTGTTCGCCCAGGCCGCAGGTAAGCCGGTGGTGTACCTGGCCGCTGAGCAGCCCTACCCCCGCGGTATCGGCCTGGTAGTGCGCGAGCAGGATCACCTGGCCAGCGTGCACGACCTCAAGGGCAAGCGCGTAGCCACCGGCCGCGGCTGGAATGCCCAGTACCTGCTGGCCGTGGCCCTGGAGCAGGCCGGCCTCAGCTACCAGGACATCACCCCGGCCTACGTCAACAACGCCGCCGATGCCGTGGCTGCCCTGCAATCGGGCAGCGTCCAGGCCGTGACCCTGTGGGACCCGTTCCTCGCCGCCGCAGAAAGCCAGCCGGGCTTGAAGAACCTGCGCGACGGCAGCGGCCTGTCCAACAACCGCACCTTCTACCTGTCCACCGCCAGCTTCGCCGACCAGCATCGCGATCTGCTGAAGACCTTCTTCGTCGAACTGGGCAAGGTCAGCCAGTGGGCCAACGCCAAGCCTGCAGAAGTCGCCGCGCTGTTGGCCCCGCAGTTGGGGATCAGCGCCAACGTGCTGGAAGTGGCCAGCGAGCGGCGCAACTACAACGCCGTGGCCATCACCCCACAGATCGTTGCCGAGCAACAGAAGCTGGCCGATACCTTCCAGGGCCTGGGCCTGATTCCGCGCAAGCTGCAGGTGGCCGACGCGGTCTACCCGGCTTCTGTGTTGCCTTGA
- a CDS encoding DUF6708 domain-containing protein, with product MIANSWGIGSIDLVVIGFFVLLLSVWCTIFGFQVDIYPPRDEPIRFNRALQKIYAYNFKRRWWNPFDKGKVVPVSYDWSQVRAERWSQNGALPNGGFIFKSGVMLSIVARGTNNVIDRFHLSTMGADQHAWAYICTYMQEGPSALPPPGEPKDHNDVLWCEFALRLAPKVAWPAEMDLESRTAP from the coding sequence ATGATCGCCAACAGCTGGGGCATCGGCAGCATTGATCTTGTCGTCATTGGATTTTTCGTGCTTTTACTTAGCGTCTGGTGCACGATTTTTGGATTCCAAGTTGATATATATCCCCCTCGCGACGAACCCATCCGATTCAACCGTGCCCTCCAGAAAATCTACGCCTACAACTTCAAACGCCGATGGTGGAACCCATTCGACAAAGGCAAAGTCGTCCCCGTAAGTTACGACTGGTCCCAAGTACGCGCCGAGCGCTGGTCGCAGAACGGCGCACTGCCAAACGGTGGGTTCATTTTCAAATCGGGTGTCATGCTGTCCATCGTCGCGCGGGGCACGAACAACGTCATCGACCGCTTTCACCTAAGTACCATGGGCGCTGACCAGCATGCCTGGGCTTACATATGCACCTACATGCAGGAAGGGCCCTCAGCGCTGCCGCCGCCAGGCGAACCCAAAGACCATAACGATGTGCTGTGGTGTGAGTTCGCTCTGCGTCTGGCACCCAAAGTCGCCTGGCCAGCTGAGATGGATTTGGAGTCGAGAACAGCTCCCTGA
- a CDS encoding DMT family transporter — MQPRDLAAYLFLAIAWGFSFLVVLKVVHAFGWVGAVSLRALLAGGTLAILAALLGRALRLRPLLVPLLVVGATTVAGQLIGLSYATPRIGTAMSAIFVATIPLFSMLIGRVWGLEKITPQGLAGLLLGMAGIAILVGFPTRPIDDDFIHGCIASLLGCISAAYGSNYASLHLRGQDPWAVTGGAFLAGGLLTLPLLLLVPLPSVPQASDWLYLLISGGVMSATTYVLYFGLVARIGATRAISVEFVVTLVAVLVGALFLDEALSLLQAAGGVVILLGCMLVLGLLPTRKPRLPS, encoded by the coding sequence ATGCAACCACGCGACCTTGCCGCCTACCTGTTTCTAGCCATTGCCTGGGGCTTTTCCTTCCTGGTGGTGCTCAAGGTGGTGCATGCCTTTGGCTGGGTTGGCGCGGTCAGCCTGCGGGCGCTGCTTGCCGGTGGCACGCTGGCAATCCTCGCGGCATTGCTGGGCCGGGCACTGCGCCTGCGCCCACTACTGGTACCGTTACTGGTTGTCGGCGCCACCACCGTAGCCGGGCAACTGATTGGCCTGTCGTACGCCACCCCGCGCATCGGCACGGCGATGTCGGCGATTTTCGTCGCCACCATTCCCCTGTTCTCGATGCTGATCGGGCGGGTCTGGGGGCTGGAGAAAATCACCCCGCAAGGCCTGGCTGGTTTGCTGCTGGGCATGGCTGGCATCGCCATCCTGGTGGGTTTCCCGACCCGGCCAATCGACGACGACTTCATCCATGGCTGCATCGCCTCACTGCTGGGCTGCATCAGTGCCGCCTACGGCAGCAACTACGCCAGCCTGCACCTGCGCGGCCAGGACCCGTGGGCGGTGACCGGCGGCGCGTTCCTGGCTGGCGGGCTGCTGACCCTGCCCCTGCTGCTGCTGGTGCCGCTGCCCAGCGTACCGCAAGCCAGCGATTGGCTTTACCTGCTGATCAGCGGCGGGGTGATGAGCGCCACCACCTACGTGCTGTACTTCGGCCTGGTGGCACGCATTGGCGCCACCCGAGCCATTAGTGTGGAGTTCGTGGTTACGCTGGTGGCGGTGCTGGTCGGCGCGTTGTTCCTCGATGAAGCCCTGAGCCTGCTGCAGGCCGCCGGTGGCGTGGTGATCCTGCTCGGCTGCATGCTGGTACTGGGCTTGCTGCCTACCCGCAAGCCGCGCCTGCCCAGCTAG
- a CDS encoding DUF6708 domain-containing protein, which translates to MSRPTLNPPCTGWKEDLPAPCDAPLLAPHLGNQTPNHQDSNFLEIPRSAMAYRGVVSALALVLMISTLIDLPWMITHTDPTELESVLILVIPHTLITWCIVALLRMDLAPPRDLPIRFNRARNKIYAYNFKRQWWNPFDKGKVVPVSYDWSQVRAERWSQNGALPNGGFIFKSGVMLSIVTPGTHNVIDRFPLVTMGADQYAWAYICTYMQEGPSSLPSPSAPKDHNDVLWCEFALRLAPKVSWPADMDLESRSAP; encoded by the coding sequence ATGAGCCGTCCGACACTTAATCCACCCTGCACGGGATGGAAAGAAGATTTGCCAGCCCCCTGCGATGCACCGCTTTTAGCGCCCCACTTGGGCAATCAGACTCCCAATCATCAAGATAGCAATTTTCTTGAAATACCTCGTTCTGCCATGGCATACCGAGGCGTGGTATCGGCTCTGGCATTAGTACTCATGATCTCCACCCTTATCGACCTGCCTTGGATGATTACCCACACAGACCCAACAGAACTAGAGAGTGTCCTCATACTCGTCATCCCGCATACCTTGATTACATGGTGCATCGTTGCCCTTTTGCGAATGGATCTAGCACCTCCACGAGACCTGCCGATCCGTTTCAACCGAGCCCGCAATAAAATCTACGCCTACAACTTCAAACGCCAATGGTGGAACCCATTCGACAAAGGCAAAGTCGTCCCCGTAAGTTACGACTGGTCCCAAGTACGCGCCGAGCGCTGGTCGCAGAACGGCGCACTGCCAAACGGTGGGTTCATTTTCAAATCGGGTGTCATGCTGTCCATCGTCACGCCTGGCACCCACAACGTGATCGACCGTTTCCCGCTGGTGACGATGGGCGCTGACCAGTACGCATGGGCCTACATCTGTACTTACATGCAGGAAGGCCCATCGTCCCTGCCATCACCAAGCGCCCCCAAAGACCATAACGATGTGCTGTGGTGTGAGTTCGCCCTGCGCTTGGCACCCAAAGTGAGCTGGCCCGCTGATATGGACCTGGAATCGCGAAGCGCACCTTGA
- a CDS encoding DUF3300 domain-containing protein, translating into MRMPLLVVLSAVFYLGAIPSLVLAEDVPAPDPAPQADTVAAKDAVFTQEQLDQMLAPIALYPDALLAQVLMASTYPGQVNEAVTWSKANPKASGDDAVRQVAKQPWDPSVQALVAFPQVLATLGQDPVWVQRLGDAFLAQPDDVMGGVQRLRHQAQVAGNLQSNQYQNVTVQAAPAPAPAPVSSGSSTQVVAASSPPTTIIIEPADPQVVYVPSYNPTTTYGTWAYPASPPPYYPPPPMYYPGSALVAGLAFGTGVAIVASLWGDCDWGNNDIDIDVNRYNNINGNNRITNNQNKWQHNAANRDGVPYRDARSRQQYGRQLDGATQRTAFRGDDAQRAQARDKARASMDRAGIERPASSNRQARQQMREAQAGNSAGNRMQPRNDNPRAADRGQQTRDSQPRPQQTPANQRRQSEGQARQTAQNRPSNSAGRARNNAFDGVRSPSRTSAQASRGRTSQSFAQRPSTSRAAGHQISRPSAPARRGGGGRR; encoded by the coding sequence ATGCGCATGCCATTGTTAGTGGTCCTGTCGGCGGTGTTCTATTTGGGGGCTATACCCAGCCTGGTGCTGGCAGAAGACGTACCAGCCCCCGACCCGGCACCTCAAGCCGACACGGTCGCGGCCAAGGACGCGGTATTTACCCAAGAGCAACTGGACCAGATGCTCGCACCCATCGCCTTGTACCCTGATGCGCTGCTGGCCCAGGTGCTGATGGCATCCACTTACCCGGGGCAGGTAAACGAAGCCGTAACTTGGTCCAAGGCCAACCCCAAGGCCTCCGGCGACGATGCAGTGAGGCAGGTGGCGAAGCAGCCATGGGACCCGAGTGTACAAGCGCTGGTGGCCTTCCCGCAGGTGCTGGCAACCCTGGGCCAGGACCCGGTCTGGGTCCAGCGCCTGGGCGACGCCTTTCTCGCACAGCCCGACGATGTCATGGGCGGCGTGCAACGCCTGCGTCACCAGGCCCAGGTCGCCGGCAACCTGCAGAGCAACCAGTACCAGAACGTGACTGTGCAGGCCGCCCCGGCACCGGCCCCAGCGCCGGTCTCCAGTGGCAGCAGCACCCAGGTAGTCGCGGCCAGCAGCCCGCCCACCACCATCATCATCGAGCCGGCCGACCCACAAGTGGTGTACGTGCCCAGCTACAACCCGACCACCACCTACGGTACCTGGGCCTACCCGGCCTCCCCGCCGCCGTATTACCCGCCACCGCCCATGTACTACCCCGGTTCTGCGTTGGTTGCTGGCCTGGCCTTCGGTACCGGCGTAGCGATCGTAGCCTCGCTGTGGGGCGATTGTGACTGGGGCAACAATGACATCGATATCGACGTCAATCGCTACAACAACATCAACGGCAATAACCGCATCACCAACAACCAGAACAAATGGCAGCACAACGCCGCCAACCGCGACGGTGTGCCGTACCGCGACGCCCGCAGCCGCCAGCAGTATGGCCGCCAGTTGGACGGTGCCACGCAGCGTACCGCCTTCCGTGGCGACGACGCCCAGCGCGCCCAGGCGCGGGATAAGGCCAGGGCTTCGATGGACCGCGCCGGCATTGAAAGGCCGGCCAGCAGTAACCGTCAGGCACGCCAGCAAATGCGTGAGGCGCAAGCAGGCAATTCGGCTGGCAACCGTATGCAGCCCCGTAACGATAACCCGAGGGCAGCCGACCGCGGGCAGCAAACACGCGACAGCCAGCCGCGCCCACAGCAAACCCCGGCAAACCAGCGTAGGCAGAGTGAAGGCCAGGCACGGCAAACAGCGCAGAACCGGCCCAGCAACAGCGCCGGGCGGGCCCGCAATAATGCCTTCGATGGCGTGCGTTCACCGTCGCGCACCAGCGCGCAGGCCAGCCGTGGCCGCACCAGCCAGTCGTTCGCCCAGCGGCCCAGCACGTCGCGCGCCGCCGGGCACCAGATTTCCAGGCCCAGTGCCCCCGCACGCCGTGGCGGAGGTGGCCGTCGATGA
- a CDS encoding VIT1/CCC1 transporter family protein, producing the protein MAQDQQPRKWGVLEPIDRITEVIFGLLMAMTFIGSLSVATAGREDARLMLIAAFGCNLAWGLADAVIYLLRTWTERTRSRTLLAHLQVAEGSQGRRLIADALPERICLALDEDGLELLRGRMLGDGARPLPPRLGMDDLKAALATFLLVVLATFPMVIPFLLIETTSTAIRVSHLVALAMLYLAGWLLARYSGGRTQLTGVVLAAVGAALILAIIALGG; encoded by the coding sequence ATGGCGCAAGACCAACAACCGCGCAAATGGGGCGTGCTGGAACCGATCGACCGGATCACCGAAGTCATCTTTGGCCTGTTGATGGCGATGACCTTCATCGGCTCACTCAGCGTTGCTACCGCGGGGCGCGAGGATGCCCGGCTGATGCTGATTGCTGCGTTTGGCTGCAACCTGGCCTGGGGCCTGGCCGATGCGGTCATCTATTTGCTGCGCACCTGGACCGAACGCACCCGCAGCCGTACCTTGCTGGCCCACCTGCAGGTCGCTGAAGGCAGCCAGGGGCGCCGATTGATTGCCGATGCGCTGCCAGAGCGTATTTGTCTGGCACTGGATGAAGACGGGCTGGAGTTGCTACGCGGGCGGATGCTGGGGGATGGCGCCCGCCCGTTGCCGCCACGGCTGGGGATGGATGACCTCAAGGCTGCCCTTGCTACCTTCCTGCTGGTGGTACTGGCGACATTCCCGATGGTTATCCCGTTCTTGTTGATTGAAACCACATCCACGGCTATTCGCGTGTCGCACCTGGTCGCGTTGGCCATGCTTTACCTGGCGGGGTGGCTGCTGGCGCGTTATTCCGGCGGGCGCACCCAACTGACCGGCGTGGTCCTGGCCGCTGTCGGGGCGGCGCTGATCCTGGCAATCATTGCCTTGGGCGGCTGA